One window of Streptomyces sp. SUK 48 genomic DNA carries:
- a CDS encoding acyl carrier protein gives MDDSEDLPVDISYFDLGLTSLRLTEIRQSLEQLLDLSINVNVLFNEPTITHLVDHLTQAVQEA, from the coding sequence ATGGACGATTCCGAGGACCTCCCCGTCGACATCTCCTACTTCGATCTCGGGCTCACCTCGCTGCGCCTGACCGAGATACGCCAGAGCCTGGAACAGCTCCTGGATCTGTCGATCAACGTCAATGTGCTCTTCAACGAGCCGACCATCACCCACCTCGTCGACCACCTGACCCAGGCCGTCCAGGAAGCTTGA
- a CDS encoding aldehyde dehydrogenase — translation MLREAAQEESAEAPSGLKSYDLYIAGKDVAGDGWVYTVSGRSLLEDVFTSVSLKRSLEQDPESEAAKHPYVVGRCAIADDASIDLATQAAAAAAAEWQAVPLERRMKLGTRFREELIKHEDEFLRMLVAESHPVKLARWELSCLLQIYAPGSLRWYDKQMRVEKEYNGRRLILHRQPDGVVAFNPPQNAPLPSAALCVLALMAGNAVVVRAPRSIALSTMWLLRDIVAPLLEEFDAPPGVLNAVCSNPKQTMDRWIADPLINDIFYIGGSQEGLRFEQQCVAHGKKPILELAGNDGIVVWKDADVKWAAEAITEAFYGSGQICMVPNYVLAHPDVAEALIAEVKEQVKGIKPGLPEEEDVLLSPVRRSERFFRLLRQALDNGAELVTGGNRTEVDGTVSETGVFLQPTVVRVDGLDRARTYDVVREETFFPLIPIVVAERDHDDALLESFLQFVNSNDYGLRNSLWSRSDHVVETFVRRTVNGGLLKVNDSHIGFLPYLPSHGGTGRTGGAFGEANYPMLKTSHVQGVSIARDVSPYDAVFGA, via the coding sequence ATGCTTCGCGAAGCCGCGCAGGAGGAGAGTGCTGAGGCACCTTCCGGATTGAAGAGTTACGACCTCTACATCGCGGGCAAAGACGTCGCCGGCGACGGCTGGGTGTACACCGTCAGCGGGCGTTCCCTGCTGGAAGACGTGTTCACCAGCGTGAGCCTGAAGCGCTCCCTCGAACAGGACCCCGAGTCCGAGGCGGCCAAGCACCCCTACGTCGTGGGGCGTTGTGCGATCGCGGACGACGCTTCCATCGACCTCGCCACGCAGGCCGCCGCGGCGGCCGCCGCCGAGTGGCAAGCCGTACCGCTGGAGCGGCGGATGAAGCTCGGCACCCGCTTCCGCGAGGAACTGATCAAGCACGAGGACGAGTTCCTGCGGATGCTGGTCGCCGAGTCCCACCCCGTCAAGCTCGCTCGCTGGGAGCTGAGCTGCCTGCTCCAGATCTACGCGCCCGGATCGCTGCGCTGGTACGACAAGCAGATGCGGGTCGAGAAGGAGTACAACGGCCGCCGCCTGATCCTCCACCGCCAGCCCGACGGAGTGGTCGCCTTCAACCCGCCGCAGAACGCCCCGCTGCCGAGTGCCGCGCTGTGCGTGCTGGCGCTGATGGCCGGCAACGCGGTGGTCGTGCGGGCCCCCCGCAGTATCGCGCTCTCCACCATGTGGCTGCTGCGCGACATCGTCGCCCCGCTGCTGGAGGAGTTCGACGCGCCGCCCGGCGTGCTCAACGCGGTCTGCTCCAACCCGAAGCAGACCATGGACCGCTGGATAGCGGATCCGCTGATCAACGACATCTTCTACATCGGCGGCAGCCAGGAGGGCCTGCGCTTCGAGCAGCAGTGCGTCGCCCACGGCAAGAAGCCGATCCTCGAACTCGCCGGCAACGACGGCATCGTGGTCTGGAAGGACGCCGACGTGAAGTGGGCGGCCGAGGCGATCACGGAGGCGTTCTACGGCTCCGGGCAGATCTGCATGGTCCCCAACTACGTGCTGGCCCACCCGGATGTCGCCGAGGCGCTGATCGCCGAGGTCAAGGAGCAGGTCAAGGGCATCAAGCCGGGCCTGCCCGAGGAGGAGGACGTGCTGCTGTCGCCGGTGCGGCGCAGTGAGCGCTTCTTCCGGCTGCTGCGGCAGGCGCTGGACAACGGTGCCGAGCTGGTCACCGGCGGCAACCGCACCGAGGTGGACGGCACGGTCTCGGAGACGGGCGTGTTCCTCCAGCCGACGGTGGTCCGGGTGGACGGCCTGGACCGGGCACGGACGTACGACGTGGTCCGCGAGGAGACCTTCTTCCCGCTGATCCCGATCGTGGTCGCCGAACGCGATCATGACGACGCCCTGCTCGAATCGTTCCTCCAGTTCGTCAACAGCAACGACTACGGGCTGCGCAACTCGCTGTGGTCGCGCTCCGACCACGTGGTCGAGACCTTCGTGCGGCGCACCGTCAACGGCGGTCTGCTGAAGGTCAACGACTCCCACATCGGCTTCCTGCCGTATCTGCCGAGCCACGGCGGCACCGGCCGCACCGGCGGCGCGTTCGGCGAGGCCAACTACCCGATGCTCAAGACCTCCCACGTCCAGGGAGTCAGCATCGCCCGCGACGTCAGCCCGTACGACGCGGTCTTCGGCGCCTGA
- a CDS encoding acyl-CoA dehydrogenase family protein translates to MRTLDVARTVCERFHPGLLKEIEQLPYEEREKPGSPVIDLFRIHGGVGLLIPETYGGHGAAPLEALRVQLALGALSPSLVAAVSMHHFTAAMLYSLAVKSGRLTDAQTQLLHQIVPDQQVLASGWSEGRTAANILKPAVTARPVEGGFLLSGSKKPCSLSRSMSLLTASTAIHGEDGGEPELALALVPADAPGLTVQRFWANDLLAGAESDEVRLEDVFVPSEMVVRAGADDPTRLDDLQSAGFVWFEMLISAGYAGAAAALVEQVLTRKRGSADERAALAVDMEAALALLEGVARGTGREPGDEESVARVLVARYAVQNALPGIVARALELLGGMDFITNSASAQAAAATRALAFHPPSRIAASEPLLTYFDGGPLVLA, encoded by the coding sequence GTGCGTACCCTCGATGTCGCCCGGACCGTGTGCGAGCGGTTCCACCCAGGACTGCTCAAGGAAATCGAGCAACTCCCTTACGAAGAGCGGGAGAAACCCGGCAGTCCGGTGATCGACCTGTTCCGCATCCACGGCGGTGTGGGCCTGCTGATCCCCGAGACGTACGGCGGTCACGGCGCGGCTCCGCTGGAGGCGCTGCGGGTGCAGCTGGCGCTCGGCGCCCTGTCGCCCTCGCTGGTCGCGGCCGTCTCCATGCACCACTTCACCGCGGCCATGCTGTACTCGCTCGCCGTCAAGTCGGGGCGGCTCACCGACGCGCAGACCCAGCTCCTGCACCAGATCGTGCCCGACCAGCAGGTGCTGGCCTCCGGCTGGTCGGAGGGCCGTACCGCCGCGAACATCCTCAAGCCGGCCGTGACCGCGCGCCCGGTGGAGGGCGGCTTCCTGCTCTCCGGCTCCAAGAAGCCGTGCAGCCTGTCGCGTTCGATGAGCCTGCTGACCGCGTCCACGGCGATCCACGGCGAGGACGGCGGCGAGCCCGAGCTGGCGCTCGCGCTGGTGCCGGCCGACGCGCCGGGCCTGACCGTGCAGCGGTTCTGGGCCAACGACCTGCTGGCCGGCGCCGAGAGCGACGAGGTGCGCCTGGAGGACGTGTTCGTGCCCAGCGAGATGGTGGTGCGGGCCGGCGCGGACGATCCCACGCGCCTGGACGACCTCCAGTCCGCCGGGTTCGTCTGGTTCGAGATGCTGATCTCGGCGGGGTACGCGGGCGCCGCGGCCGCGCTGGTCGAGCAGGTGCTGACCCGCAAGCGGGGCAGCGCGGACGAGCGGGCCGCGCTCGCCGTCGACATGGAGGCCGCGCTGGCCCTCCTCGAAGGCGTGGCCCGGGGCACCGGCCGCGAGCCGGGCGACGAGGAGTCGGTGGCGCGGGTGCTGGTGGCGCGCTACGCGGTGCAGAACGCGCTGCCGGGGATCGTGGCACGGGCGCTGGAGCTGCTCGGCGGGATGGACTTCATCACGAACTCCGCGTCCGCGCAGGCCGCGGCCGCCACGAGGGCGCTGGCCTTCCACCCGCCGTCGCGGATCGCCGCGTCGGAGCCGCTGCTGACGTACTTCGACGGAGGGCCGCTGGTTCTCGCGTAG
- a CDS encoding aminotransferase class III-fold pyridoxal phosphate-dependent enzyme has product MTVLHDSPHAPVVDDEAEILNLYRAHLSKGRATLAELFGSHMEVASEGAWLTTSDGERFLNAGGYGVFIMGARHPIVMEEVERQLRTHPTATRILLEPTVARAAEALVSVMPTGLDRVHFALSGAEAVETGLKLARAGGFKRTISMRGGYHGKTLGALSATAKDVYQAPFRPLIPDFQHLPFGDADALEAELRAHPGEVCVILEPVQGEGGVIIPPKGYLKRVEELVREYEGFLILDEVQSGFGRLGEWWGADLEGVVPDVLLAGKALGGGVMPVSAAVATRKAFRPFDKDPYVHTATFSGQPVLMASVLGAVRAVKEERLVTRSLDLGARLLPRIAEVAHRNIPELVVDVRGQGLLIGVELVEAGLAGELLIELFNHGVVANHSMNGSSVVRFTPPAVLSDTDLDYLVNSFDLATRDLIKGAATMPEGGN; this is encoded by the coding sequence GTGACCGTCTTGCACGATTCCCCCCACGCGCCCGTCGTCGACGACGAGGCCGAGATCCTCAACCTCTACCGGGCCCACCTGAGCAAGGGCCGGGCCACGCTCGCCGAGCTGTTCGGCAGCCACATGGAGGTGGCGTCCGAGGGCGCCTGGCTCACCACCAGCGACGGTGAGCGCTTCCTGAACGCGGGCGGCTACGGCGTGTTCATCATGGGCGCCCGGCACCCGATCGTCATGGAGGAGGTGGAGCGCCAGCTGCGCACCCACCCCACCGCGACCCGCATCCTGCTGGAGCCGACGGTGGCCCGCGCCGCCGAGGCGCTGGTGTCGGTGATGCCCACCGGCCTGGACCGGGTGCACTTCGCGCTCTCCGGCGCCGAGGCGGTGGAGACCGGTCTGAAGCTGGCCCGCGCGGGCGGCTTCAAGCGGACCATCTCGATGCGCGGCGGCTACCACGGCAAGACGCTGGGCGCCCTGTCGGCGACCGCGAAGGACGTCTACCAGGCGCCGTTCCGGCCGCTGATCCCCGACTTCCAGCACCTGCCGTTCGGCGACGCCGACGCCCTGGAGGCCGAGCTGCGCGCCCACCCGGGCGAGGTCTGCGTGATCCTGGAGCCGGTCCAGGGCGAGGGCGGCGTGATCATCCCGCCCAAGGGCTACCTCAAGCGGGTCGAGGAACTGGTCCGCGAGTACGAGGGCTTCCTCATCCTCGACGAGGTGCAGTCCGGCTTCGGACGGCTCGGCGAGTGGTGGGGCGCCGACCTCGAAGGCGTCGTACCGGACGTGCTGCTGGCCGGCAAGGCGCTCGGCGGCGGTGTGATGCCGGTGTCCGCGGCCGTCGCCACCCGCAAGGCGTTCCGCCCCTTCGACAAGGACCCCTACGTCCACACCGCCACCTTCTCCGGGCAGCCGGTGCTGATGGCCTCGGTGCTGGGCGCGGTCCGTGCCGTCAAGGAGGAGCGCCTGGTCACCCGCTCCCTGGACCTCGGCGCCCGGCTGCTGCCGCGGATCGCGGAGGTCGCCCACCGCAACATCCCCGAGCTGGTCGTGGACGTCCGCGGCCAGGGGCTGCTCATCGGCGTGGAGCTGGTCGAGGCGGGCCTCGCCGGCGAGCTGCTGATCGAGCTGTTCAACCACGGCGTGGTCGCCAACCACTCCATGAACGGCAGCTCGGTGGTCCGGTTCACCCCGCCCGCCGTGCTGAGCGACACCGACCTCGACTACCTCGTCAACTCCTTCGATCTGGCCACCCGGGATCTCATCAAGGGCGCGGCCACTATGCCGGAAGGCGGTAACTGA
- a CDS encoding SRPBCC family protein: MRHVELESLIPAAQAEEVLHAVRRFEKYPDLAPHVNATTVHSAYPEPKPSSSWELHFRSGLLRWTEDDTVLPEAGEIRFEQSDGDFDSFTGVWSVKQKGEDVVVRFDADFDFGIPSLEGILDPIAERVIKETVAWALTGLYPAVRIQGGIELNTPATVGA, from the coding sequence GTGCGGCACGTAGAACTCGAATCCCTGATTCCCGCGGCGCAGGCCGAGGAGGTCCTGCACGCCGTACGGCGCTTTGAGAAGTACCCGGACCTCGCGCCGCACGTGAACGCGACCACCGTGCACTCCGCGTACCCCGAGCCCAAGCCCTCCTCCAGCTGGGAGCTGCACTTCCGCAGCGGTCTGCTGCGCTGGACCGAGGACGACACGGTGCTGCCGGAGGCGGGCGAGATCCGCTTCGAGCAGTCCGACGGCGACTTCGACTCCTTCACCGGTGTCTGGTCGGTCAAGCAGAAGGGCGAGGACGTCGTCGTCCGCTTCGACGCCGACTTCGACTTCGGCATCCCGAGCCTGGAGGGCATCCTCGACCCGATCGCCGAGCGGGTCATCAAGGAGACGGTCGCCTGGGCCCTGACCGGTCTGTACCCGGCCGTGCGCATCCAGGGCGGCATCGAGCTGAACACGCCCGCCACGGTCGGCGCGTAG
- a CDS encoding flavin reductase family protein: MTTAATPVRRAVRQDPAERRRALYHLASAVSVLTTGPEERMHGTTASTVTLVSRSPLLVGVVLRAGSSFGRRAAAEGRFAINVLGGEQADVARRFAVSSRPEGSAAFAGLAWTTDRYAQAPLLAGALAHYVCRFHSAHTAGDSELLLGHVVRATADEGLPLLSYTGGLYAGSLRPAKETAAS, from the coding sequence ATGACCACCGCCGCGACCCCGGTACGCCGGGCGGTGCGCCAGGACCCGGCCGAGCGCCGGCGGGCCCTGTACCACCTGGCCTCCGCGGTGTCCGTGCTCACCACGGGCCCCGAGGAACGGATGCACGGCACCACCGCGAGCACCGTCACCCTGGTCTCGCGCTCGCCGCTGCTGGTCGGGGTGGTGCTGCGGGCGGGCTCGTCCTTCGGCCGCCGCGCCGCCGCCGAGGGCCGGTTCGCGATCAATGTGCTCGGCGGCGAACAGGCCGACGTGGCACGGCGGTTCGCGGTCAGCTCGCGGCCCGAGGGCAGCGCGGCCTTCGCCGGCCTCGCCTGGACCACCGACCGCTACGCCCAGGCCCCGCTGCTCGCGGGCGCCCTCGCCCACTATGTCTGCCGGTTCCACTCCGCGCACACCGCGGGCGACAGCGAGCTGCTGCTCGGCCATGTCGTCCGGGCCACCGCGGACGAGGGCCTGCCGCTGCTGAGCTACACCGGCGGGCTGTACGCCGGTTCCCTGCGTCCGGCGAAGGAGACCGCCGCATCATGA
- a CDS encoding VlmB-like protein: MTAPVAPEADWEKAPGLLDGAKELTLGPEECDLAYWFTSVAQGTLRDRGATGHHVDALTPDFLKAPGPLREALILEFGFRALSEELATRLLGHYVTIAPSIPEMEFYATQLIDEARHARVFRQHLVDLGIPQSALLREIEEMTQDYRKRVLNPVVDFTLDIVRDKADFPGGVGVFAIIIEGVLAPAAELSERKWTPLSPATGEISRGTAIDEIRHLTVASTILRDHLVEHPEYTPRLLEILRSGVKLWDELPDREFVIHREELFQEGMFKHADLIGDYEVWPGVRLLDTTPDQRYDMAEQWTDEMAEVRMEYMGLPVEVLASEAGA; the protein is encoded by the coding sequence ATGACCGCACCCGTTGCCCCCGAGGCCGACTGGGAGAAAGCCCCCGGCCTGCTGGACGGCGCGAAGGAACTCACCCTCGGCCCCGAGGAGTGCGACCTCGCCTACTGGTTCACCTCCGTCGCCCAGGGCACCCTGCGCGACCGAGGTGCCACCGGCCACCATGTGGACGCCCTCACCCCCGACTTCCTGAAGGCCCCCGGCCCGCTGCGCGAGGCCCTGATCCTGGAGTTCGGCTTCCGGGCCCTCTCCGAGGAGCTCGCCACCCGGCTGCTCGGCCACTACGTGACCATCGCGCCCTCCATCCCCGAGATGGAGTTCTACGCCACCCAGCTGATCGACGAGGCCCGGCACGCCCGTGTCTTCCGCCAGCACCTGGTGGATCTCGGCATCCCGCAGAGCGCCCTGCTGCGGGAGATCGAGGAGATGACCCAGGACTACCGCAAGCGGGTCCTGAACCCGGTGGTGGACTTCACGCTGGACATCGTCCGCGACAAGGCCGACTTCCCCGGCGGCGTGGGGGTGTTCGCCATCATCATCGAGGGCGTCCTCGCCCCCGCCGCCGAGCTCAGCGAGCGCAAGTGGACCCCGCTGTCCCCGGCGACCGGCGAGATCTCCCGCGGCACCGCCATCGACGAGATCCGCCACCTCACCGTGGCCAGCACCATCCTGCGCGACCACCTCGTCGAGCACCCCGAGTACACCCCCCGGCTCCTGGAGATCCTGCGCTCGGGCGTCAAGCTGTGGGACGAGCTGCCGGACCGCGAGTTCGTCATCCACCGCGAGGAGCTGTTCCAGGAAGGCATGTTCAAGCACGCCGACCTGATCGGCGACTACGAGGTCTGGCCGGGCGTCCGCCTCCTCGACACCACTCCCGACCAGCGCTACGACATGGCCGAGCAGTGGACCGACGAGATGGCCGAGGTCCGGATGGAGTACATGGGCCTGCCCGTCGAGGTCCTCGCCTCGGAGGCCGGCGCATGA
- a CDS encoding beta-ketoacyl-ACP synthase III, whose translation MSTGRAAVVTGIGSYVPPNIVTNEDLSRRLDTSDEWIRTRTGIAERFYITPGTTTGDLAVEAGLRALKSAGDEQVGAVVLATTTPDQPCPATAPQVAARLGLGQVPAFDVAAVCSGFLYGLASAAGLIASGVADSVLLIAADAFTTIINPEDRTTAVIFADGAGAVVLRAGSPDEPGALGPLVLGSDGELSHLIEVPAGGSKQRSSGRPAAPEDHYFRMLGRETYRHAVERMTSASTEAVERAGWRLEDVDRFAAHQANARILEAVSDRLDIPEERRLSNIARVGNTGAASIPLLLAEATADGRLTAGNRVLLTAFGGGLSWGAATVVWPELQTI comes from the coding sequence ATGAGTACCGGGCGGGCGGCGGTCGTCACCGGGATCGGCTCGTACGTCCCGCCCAACATCGTCACCAACGAGGACCTCTCACGGCGCCTCGACACCTCCGACGAGTGGATCCGCACCCGTACCGGCATCGCCGAGCGGTTCTACATCACCCCCGGAACCACCACCGGCGACCTCGCGGTGGAGGCGGGCCTGCGGGCCCTGAAGTCGGCGGGCGACGAGCAGGTCGGCGCGGTGGTGCTCGCCACCACCACCCCGGACCAGCCCTGCCCCGCGACCGCCCCCCAGGTGGCCGCGCGGCTCGGGCTCGGCCAGGTGCCCGCCTTCGACGTGGCGGCCGTCTGCTCCGGGTTCCTGTACGGCCTCGCGTCCGCCGCCGGGCTGATCGCCTCCGGGGTCGCCGACAGCGTGCTCCTGATCGCCGCCGACGCCTTCACCACGATCATCAACCCGGAGGACCGCACCACCGCCGTGATCTTCGCGGACGGCGCGGGCGCGGTGGTACTGCGGGCCGGCTCGCCGGACGAACCCGGCGCGCTCGGACCGCTGGTGCTCGGCAGCGACGGCGAGCTGAGCCATCTGATCGAGGTCCCGGCGGGCGGCTCCAAGCAGCGCTCCTCGGGCCGCCCGGCCGCCCCGGAGGACCACTACTTCCGGATGCTCGGGCGGGAGACCTACCGGCACGCGGTGGAGCGGATGACCAGCGCGTCCACCGAGGCCGTCGAACGGGCCGGCTGGCGCCTGGAGGACGTCGACCGGTTCGCGGCACACCAGGCCAACGCCCGCATCCTGGAGGCCGTCTCGGACCGGCTCGACATCCCCGAGGAGCGGCGGCTCAGCAATATCGCGCGGGTCGGCAACACCGGTGCCGCCTCGATCCCGCTGCTGCTCGCCGAGGCCACCGCCGACGGGCGGCTGACCGCGGGGAACCGGGTGCTGCTCACCGCGTTCGGCGGCGGGCTCTCCTGGGGCGCGGCCACGGTCGTCTGGCCCGAACTCCAGACCATCTGA
- a CDS encoding phosphopantetheine-binding protein codes for MLEQLKEILSNKLKVSPEAITPEATREDIELDSLAVVELSLLLKSELDLDVSDDDLLEAETVADMVSLMEERSAKV; via the coding sequence ATGCTGGAGCAGCTCAAGGAAATCCTGTCCAACAAGCTCAAGGTGTCGCCCGAGGCCATCACCCCCGAGGCCACCCGGGAGGACATCGAGCTGGACTCGCTGGCCGTCGTGGAGCTGTCGCTGCTGCTGAAGTCCGAGCTGGACCTGGACGTCAGCGACGACGACCTCCTGGAAGCCGAGACCGTGGCCGACATGGTCTCGCTGATGGAGGAGCGGAGCGCGAAGGTCTGA
- a CDS encoding beta-ketoacyl-[acyl-carrier-protein] synthase family protein, whose translation MAAMDIAVTGLGLITPGGIGVGPSWAAVCDGRPAAALDPVLADNPVQLSCRVPGFDPESLLSARRAHRLDRFVQFALVAAHEAVADAGLDPRTWDGARVGVVLGCADGGPGTVEEQHHVLREQGADRVSPLLLPMQLPNMLAGQTAIEFGATGPNLVVATACASGATAIGTARDLLALGRCDIVLAGGSEAMITPLVMAGFAQMGALSKRHDDPASASRPFDADRDGFVAGEGAGILVMERVADARARGAHIHGRIIGYGATADAHHMTSPHPDGAGIEAAVRAALADAGADPDDVEHVNAHGTSTPLNDLSEARMIQRTLRGDPVVTSTKGVTGHLLGAAGAVEAAFTVLSVEHEIIPPTANLVMPDARMEIKLAQTLTEMPIDLALSNSLGFGGQNTALAIAPA comes from the coding sequence ATGGCCGCGATGGACATCGCCGTCACCGGGCTCGGTCTGATCACCCCCGGCGGGATCGGGGTCGGACCGAGCTGGGCGGCGGTCTGCGACGGCAGGCCGGCCGCGGCCCTCGATCCGGTGCTGGCCGACAACCCCGTACAGCTCTCCTGCCGGGTGCCCGGCTTCGATCCCGAGAGCCTGCTGAGCGCGCGCCGGGCCCACCGCCTGGACCGGTTCGTGCAGTTCGCGCTGGTCGCCGCGCACGAGGCGGTGGCCGACGCGGGTCTCGACCCGAGGACCTGGGACGGCGCCCGGGTGGGCGTGGTCCTCGGCTGCGCCGACGGCGGCCCTGGCACGGTCGAGGAACAGCACCATGTGCTGCGCGAGCAGGGCGCGGACCGGGTGTCACCCCTGCTGCTGCCGATGCAGCTGCCGAACATGCTGGCCGGTCAGACGGCCATCGAGTTCGGGGCGACCGGTCCCAACCTGGTGGTGGCCACCGCGTGCGCGTCCGGCGCGACGGCCATCGGCACCGCCCGGGATCTGCTGGCGCTCGGCCGCTGCGACATCGTGCTGGCCGGCGGCAGCGAAGCCATGATCACCCCGCTGGTCATGGCCGGGTTCGCCCAGATGGGCGCGCTGTCCAAGCGGCACGACGACCCGGCGTCCGCCTCCCGCCCCTTCGACGCCGACCGCGACGGGTTCGTGGCCGGCGAGGGGGCCGGAATCCTGGTGATGGAGCGCGTCGCCGACGCGCGGGCCCGTGGGGCGCACATCCACGGGCGGATCATCGGGTACGGCGCCACGGCCGACGCCCACCACATGACGTCGCCGCATCCCGACGGCGCCGGCATCGAGGCGGCGGTCCGCGCCGCGCTCGCCGACGCGGGCGCCGACCCCGACGACGTCGAGCACGTCAACGCGCACGGTACGTCGACGCCGCTGAACGACCTGTCCGAGGCACGGATGATCCAGCGGACGCTGCGCGGCGATCCGGTGGTGACGTCCACCAAGGGGGTCACCGGGCATCTGCTGGGCGCGGCGGGCGCGGTCGAGGCCGCGTTCACCGTGCTCAGCGTCGAGCACGAAATCATCCCGCCCACCGCCAACCTGGTGATGCCGGACGCCCGGATGGAGATCAAGCTGGCACAGACCCTGACCGAGATGCCGATCGATCTGGCGCTGAGCAATTCCCTCGGGTTCGGCGGGCAGAACACCGCTCTGGCGATCGCGCCCGCCTGA
- a CDS encoding APC family permease: MSTTSGSPPVSGRLGTAHILFLIVAAAAPLSAMVGTVPLAFAFGDGAGVPAAFLFAGVTLLCFSAGYAVSARRTGGSGGFYASVADGLGRPPAVAAGYMALLSYNCATIGLAGALGYFTQLVLAAHGLTVSWEWCAAVGLVLTAVLGYREIALSARVLALLMLGEIGVLAALDVSILVRHGVHALPAASFSPHTAAGPGVGVSLMFAFVSFIGFESAALYGKEARNPERSVPRATYAAAALIAGFYALTSWLAVGAIGPDHVREVAGKQMGDLFFGLGDDFLGSAGSTLLQVLLCTSLFAATLALHSAANRYAQVLAQDGLLPRTLAAEHARHGSPHRASVWQSMLTALVLAGFAVAGLDPYADLTTSMLGLGTLGIVTLQALAALSVLGLRLRAGHGHWWKETLAPLLGFAGLATSVWLVVGNFDMLTGSPSQVIAALPWLLPLVALGGLLYAARLRGAHPLRYRQLGTRHTATPAAPDLTLTPSGDRHARSQ, from the coding sequence ATGTCCACCACCAGTGGTTCGCCGCCCGTCTCGGGGCGGCTCGGTACCGCGCACATCCTGTTCCTCATCGTCGCCGCCGCGGCCCCGCTCTCCGCGATGGTCGGCACCGTCCCGCTCGCGTTCGCGTTCGGCGACGGGGCCGGAGTGCCGGCGGCGTTCCTGTTCGCCGGGGTGACCCTGCTCTGCTTCTCGGCCGGGTACGCGGTCAGCGCGCGGCGCACCGGCGGGTCCGGCGGGTTCTACGCCTCCGTCGCCGACGGACTCGGCAGACCCCCGGCGGTCGCGGCCGGGTACATGGCCCTGCTGTCGTACAACTGCGCGACCATCGGGCTGGCCGGCGCGCTCGGGTACTTCACCCAGCTCGTGCTCGCCGCCCATGGGCTGACGGTGTCCTGGGAGTGGTGCGCGGCGGTCGGGCTGGTGCTGACCGCGGTGCTCGGCTACCGGGAGATCGCGCTGAGCGCCCGGGTGCTGGCCCTGCTGATGCTGGGCGAGATCGGGGTGCTGGCGGCGCTGGACGTGTCGATCCTCGTCCGGCACGGGGTGCACGCGCTGCCCGCCGCCTCGTTCTCCCCGCACACCGCCGCGGGCCCCGGCGTCGGTGTCTCGCTGATGTTCGCGTTCGTGTCCTTCATCGGGTTCGAGTCGGCGGCGCTGTACGGCAAGGAGGCGCGCAACCCGGAGCGCAGTGTGCCCCGGGCGACGTACGCGGCCGCCGCGCTGATCGCCGGGTTCTACGCGCTGACCAGCTGGCTGGCGGTGGGCGCGATCGGCCCGGACCACGTGCGCGAGGTCGCCGGCAAGCAGATGGGCGACCTGTTCTTCGGGCTCGGCGACGACTTCCTCGGCTCGGCGGGCAGCACACTGCTCCAAGTCCTGCTGTGCACCAGCCTGTTCGCGGCGACGCTGGCCCTGCACAGCGCCGCCAACCGCTACGCCCAGGTCCTCGCCCAGGACGGGCTGCTCCCCCGCACGCTGGCCGCCGAGCACGCCCGGCACGGCTCCCCGCACCGGGCGAGCGTGTGGCAGAGCATGCTGACCGCGCTGGTGCTGGCCGGGTTCGCGGTGGCGGGCCTGGACCCGTACGCCGACCTGACCACCAGCATGCTCGGCCTGGGCACCCTCGGCATCGTCACCCTCCAGGCGCTGGCCGCGCTGTCGGTGCTCGGGCTGCGGCTGCGCGCCGGGCACGGGCACTGGTGGAAGGAGACCCTCGCCCCGCTGCTGGGCTTCGCCGGGCTCGCCACCTCCGTCTGGCTGGTGGTCGGCAACTTCGACATGCTCACCGGCTCCCCCTCCCAGGTGATCGCCGCGCTGCCCTGGCTGCTGCCGCTGGTCGCGCTCGGCGGGCTCCTCTACGCGGCCCGGCTGCGCGGCGCCCACCCGCTGCGCTACCGGCAGCTCGGCACCCGGCACACCGCCACCCCCGCCGCCCCCGACCTCACCCTCACCCCGTCAGGAGACCGCCATGCACGATCCCAATGA